The Desulfuromonas acetexigens genomic sequence GGCCGGCTTTCTCGTACCCGACGATGTAAATCCTATCAGCAGCGCCCCCGCCAGCCCAGGCATCGATACGGACGCCGATGGCTCTCTCGACACGGGCACTGTCTTTTCTCTACGAACCATCTCTTCGGTGCGAGCCTACGCCCGCGTGATCAGCGAAGATCCTCTTGGAGGCGGATTGACGGTTGAAAGCGGTTCGACCACCATGTTTTCAGAAGGCAACCGCGTTCATGTCATTCAGCCCAGCTCCGGTAAGGACATCTCCGGCTCGTTGACGCTTGGTGAACCATCCGGCGACGTCCTGCCCATTACTACGGCAGGATACAGCCCCGGCAGCATTTCCGCCGGCGATATCGTGGTCAGAAAGCTGGCGGGGGAACCCGACGAGGTCACGACCGTCCGCTACTGGCTGCGTGCCAACAACAACACGGGTGACAACATCTACGATCTGGTTCGCGACCTGCTCCTCGATGATGGCACCACAATAGAGACGGCAACCGTAGCCGGCAACATCAACAGTATTGACCTGACCTACATTCTGGAGGATGGCACTGAAAGCAACGCCCCGCCAGAACTGGAAGCCATCCGCGCCATTCGCCTGACAGTGACAAGTCAAACAGATAACATCAAAACGGGGCTGGCCAACTTCTCCGGCGTCAAAACCCGCAGCCTGCAGACCGTCGTCAAAATCCAGAACGCCTTTGGAGGTTAATCCATGCGACCAACCCATACAGCAACCGGCAAACCGCATTAGCCCAGCCGTACCAGCCTTCCGTACAACAACGAAAAGGGCTTTGTTCTGATCCTGTGCATGGTGATGCTGGCTGTGCTGACCGTCCTCGGGCTGATGGTGCTGACTTCTACCGATACCGAACTGAGCATTACCACCAACACGCGTATGTCCGCCGAAGCCATCAGCGCCGCGGAAACGATCCTGGAATTCGCCCAGAAAAAAATCCTAGAGGAGCGTAGCGGCAGCACGCTGATTAACGCAGACGTCGTCGACCTGCTTCCCCCCGATACCAGCCTGCGTACTGGCGGCATCAACGAAATCGATGTCTACAGCGCACGGGCCAACCCCAAAATACAGGCCCGTTTTAGTGCCGATGCCTCGGGCAAGGGAAACATCTTCTCCACCTCGGGAGATGGAACCGGTAGCATTGATTTGCCTTACTACCGTTCAACCATCGAAGTCCAAAGGCAGAGAGCGACAGCTCGATTGGAAGCTGTACAGGTAGACCTCACTGCCTTCTAAATAAACAGTTCACAACCCATTGCCTTACAAGGAGAGGGTCATGAAAAAAAGTATAATATTTCTTGCCATGGTGCTTTTGACGCCCCAGTTGGTCTACAGCGCACCGGATTATTACCTCGGTGATACCAGCGTTTATGCAGGTTCGACCGCCAGTGTACCGCCGAATATCATGCTGCTTTTTGACGTTTCACCTTCAATGACAACAGCGGGTTCGGCTATTAAATATGACTCTTCTGTAGCGTACGATGCGACAAAAGGCTACATACCTAAATATAAGTCGCTCTCTGGGAAAAATAGCATATACACTTCGCAAGCTATCTACACAATGAATTCTGAAACAAGCGGAAAATTTAACGCGACAAAATTCACTATAAAAGCGGATGACGCAGGTGGCCAAATAAAATACATACAATGTGAAGAAGCGAGAGAAGCTCTTTACGACAATGGCGTGTGGAGCAAAGCAGGCTGGGAATTAAATAAAGATGGAAATTGTGTTCAGTCAAAAAACACTAATCAATCGACGACCTACTACACTGGGGACAATGCCTGCTTACAATATGAGTTAAGTACAATCGCTCAGTCGCCATGGACAGCAAATACGATCTATAGTATTGGAGATGTCGTTGAAGCCCTGGTAAATGGAACCCTTGCCAAATTCGTCTGCTCTGCAGGAGGAACCTCCGGCGCCACTGCACCGGCATGGAACCTGAGTGACATTACTCATGACAATACTGTGGAATGG encodes the following:
- a CDS encoding PilW family protein; this encodes MDKVTKREVGFTLIELLIVMVVMGLVITSVYSLFINSKKTATTSEEVVDVQQNLRVAIDTLAGDIRMAGFLVPDDVNPISSAPASPGIDTDADGSLDTGTVFSLRTISSVRAYARVISEDPLGGGLTVESGSTTMFSEGNRVHVIQPSSGKDISGSLTLGEPSGDVLPITTAGYSPGSISAGDIVVRKLAGEPDEVTTVRYWLRANNNTGDNIYDLVRDLLLDDGTTIETATVAGNINSIDLTYILEDGTESNAPPELEAIRAIRLTVTSQTDNIKTGLANFSGVKTRSLQTVVKIQNAFGG